Proteins from a genomic interval of Molothrus ater isolate BHLD 08-10-18 breed brown headed cowbird chromosome 10, BPBGC_Mater_1.1, whole genome shotgun sequence:
- the MTERF4 gene encoding transcription termination factor 4, mitochondrial, whose product MAGRLLLLLLRGVGRALGPGRALPAAPGPCSRRGCGELAALRAMGFSQEQARRLQALQPRLGPEHREAAAAQLLLLGLSAEAALALLELSPALLRLPTERLRERAEELRRLGLDGGRLQRALSRCPQLFHVPRRRLEAAVRLLRERCLFTAEQLREVLGTCPAVLLEEPRTLHHQFQYAYFRMGVQQKEMVKARLFQMPFAELRNRHIFLERRGLYETPHKGQTQISNPKLKDILQLPEKDFLASLAYSTPEEFEVFKKLLAREEEEKEEEKHVDALYTEDDDDDDDDDDDDDDDDDDDDDLDSDESKTARE is encoded by the exons ATGGCGGGGcggttgctgctgctgctgctgcgcgGCGTCGGGCGGGCTctggggccgggccgggcgctccccgccgcccccgggccgTGCTCTCGGCGCGGCTGCGGGGAGCTGGCGGCGCTGCGGGCCATGGGCTTCAGCCAGGAGCAGGCCCGGCGGCTCCAGGCGCTGCAGCCCCGGCTCGGCCCCGAGCaccgggaggcggcggcggcgcagctgctgctgctcgggcTGAGCGCCGAGGCCGCCCTGgcgctgctggagctgagcccgGCGCTGCTGCGGCTGCCCACGGAGCGGCTCCGGGAGCGCGCCGAGGAGCTGCGGCGCCTGGGGCTGGACGGAG GGCGGCTGCAGCGGGCCCTGAgccgctgtccccagctgttCCACGTGCCCCGGAGGAGGCTGGAGGCGGCGGTGCGGCTGCTACGGGAGCGATGCCTTTTCACGGCGGAGCAGCTGCGGGAGGTGCTGGGGACCTGCCCCGCCGTCCTGCTGGAGGAGCCGCGCACCCTCCATCACCAGTTCCAG TACGCCTACTTCAGAATGGGGGTCCAGCAGAAGGAGATGGTGAAGGCTCGGCTCTTCCAAATGCCCTTTGCCGAGCTCCGGAATCGCCACATCTTCCTGGAGCGCCGGGGGCTCTACGAGACCCCACACAAAGGACAGACCCAAATTAGTAACCCAAAACTGAAGGacatcctgcagctcccggAGAAAGACTTCCTGGCCAGCCTGGCCTACTCTACCCCAGAGGAGTTTGAGGTCTTCAAGAAGCTGCTGGCtcgagaggaggaggagaaggaggaagagaagcaTGTGGATGCACTGTACAcagaggatgatgatgatgatgatgatgatgatgatgatgatgatgatgatgatgatgatgatgatgatttgGACAGTGATGAAAGTAAAACAGCCCGGGAGTGA